The stretch of DNA ACTTGttttttgggacggagggagtattaaACATGTAAATACCCTTGATAGATATAATTTAATAATTGAAATGCATATGCAACAATGTGACTTTGTGTCCTATTACTTTGTTCCTTCTCATTTGGTTGTAATTTCAGGTGCTACTTGTTCTTGGTGCTGCTGGTGGTGTCGGGGTATCTGCTGTGCAAATAGGAAAAGTTTGTGGTGCTGTCGTTATTGCTGTTGCTAGGTGATTGCCACATGATATAACTATTTCACAGTTTGGAATTTTTTTGTGGCCATTTAGTTTTTGGTGTCTAACTATACCTATTCTTTGACTCTAGGGGGATTGAGAAATTGCAATATCTCAAGTCCATAGGAGCCGATCATGTAATTGACTCAAGCAAGGATAATGTTGTAGGAAGTGCCAAGTCCGTCTTAAAGGCTAGAGGCCTGAAAGGTGTTGATGTTTTATATGATCCTGTTGGGGGGAAACTTACTCAAGATAGCTTCAAACTTCTCAATTGGGGTGCGCACATTCTGGTCATTGGATTTGCCAGTGGTGATGTACCAGTTATTCGAGcgaatattgctcttgttaagGTGAGCTCTGTGAATTATGTAGACACCAGAATTCAGTTAGTTTGAAGACACAAGTACTGAATTTGAAGTTGGTATAGGGGGAAATTGGTACAGCTGAAGAAAAGTGCTCAATATAGCAGCGAAGGGAAACGTCTTAAATAAGGATACTTACTGATGATACAATTATTTTATTCACAAATTATGTGTATTAAAATCACTGACTAATTCctccaaaagaaaaagaaacaacTAACTAATTTGCGTTCTGCTGCTTCAGAACTGGACAATTCATGGTCTGTACTGGGGAAGCTACTTAACTCATCAGCCACGAGTGCTTATTGACTCCCTCAATGAACTCTTGTCATGGCTCTCAAAGGGTCTGATAACAGTTCAAATTTCACACCGCTACAGGCTTGCTGAGGTAAGCAACATTGAGCAGATATCATATTTGAGATCGCACGGCCCAAAGGCCCCAACCTATTTTGACAGCAACATTTTCCCGTGAGTTCATACAAACCAGGGTGGCCTAAAGTACACGCAATAGTGCCTTCTCTGTTGTTAGTTACTCAGGTATCATGTTTTTTCGCGAGTCAAAATTGCTCCTCATTATACTTATAAAGCAACTACTCCTATTAATGTGGCAATGCTATGCAGCTGGAGCATACTATCTAGACAACAGCTCTTCTCCATTTGAACGAATAACCATGAGTGTTTTATTAAATTGCTTCAACCCAAATTTCACTGAATGTACGTCAATCATCTTGAATAAAAGAATGTGTTTTAAGTCATCATGTTGGAGTGGGGAGTACATGGCCTATCATGCTCAGGGCGAAGCTACGTTGAGTTACCGAGGTGCACGTGCACCATGGTGAAGTAGAAAAATGCAAGCACGGACTCAAATTTATAACAAACTACATTGAATATGTTATGTGTTTCTTTGATGTGCACCACCCTTGTTTGGACCCTGCCTTCGCCCCTGATCATACTTAGCAATGATTATTATGCATGTGTTCATTATCTAAAATGGATTATGGTTGAGCTTTGGAATGCCTGTAATCTGACTGTCTGAGCCAATTCTATTCTGGGGTGTAATTTTCCACAGGCCCATCTCGCTTTTGCTGCCCTAAGAGATAGGAAGGCAGTTGGCAAAGTCATGATTACAATGGGCTCGTCAGCAAAATCAAGGCTCTGATATCCTTCCGAAATGCTTCTGTACAAGATCACGAGACATCTGCTGTGAATCTCTTATATCAATTGTAGGACACAAGATTATCTGAGACTGTAGTAGTTTCCCTGTCCAAAATGTTTGTGTACAATATCGACAAAAGCAATCCTAGAAATAAGCAGTTTATCTGCAGACACATCTGATGGGAAATACCTATATGATGCCAGTGTTGTGAGTATTGGCAGGTAAAATGAATACAATCTGAATAATCAGCATCTAGGTTACAGCTGGAGAGGAAGTACACATTTTACCATGGATTATCTTTCTCATTTCTGTTATATTGCATGCCTCCTGTTGTTGGTCATGGATGTCCCATTGCCCTTCTGAGTTCTGGCAATCTAGACACCTGCTGTTTTATGCTTATGTTCAATCATGTGTCCAAGCAGGATCTGCCAGCTTCAAGAATTTGCTTCTTAGCTTAATCATATATCATTTCTTGGCTTAATAGATAAAAATCGGAATGTCCTAAACTCCTAATGAACGCTTCTTTCTTCTAGATTATTGGAGTGAATATTTTTCAAATCAAGATTATATATGTACATAGGATTTTCTTCCAGCAATCCACCGTTCTACGGCGAATGGCTTTGCTCTATGGAATTTAACTGGCTGAGTATATTGTCCAACAAGTAGGTGTGGTGACGCGTGAGTGAGCAATATTGGTTACCATTTTCTCACAAGAGTTTGCAACAGTGAACTTGTACTTCGGTCCAATGTTTAAACTTATTTCTTTGCAAACAACAAGAATCGTGTAATTCACCAATTTGGAGCTTCTGGAGCTTCCTGAGGAGCtttataaaaaatatatatgtcGCTTATCGGGTGGGAAGTAACTACATACACGTGAATCACGTGTCAATTGCAAAAGAACAAGGTGGGTCCTATATATCAAATTTGTACTCATTCAAAGAGATTCCACATTGATTATCTAATAGTCAAAATGTTTGTGCTGAATTGCTAAGTTTCTGAATATGAAGTACTTTTTCTGATTCTTTGAAATTGACATTATTAGTTAGTGAAATTTACTCTTAACTTCATAGGCGAAGATGCATGTGGCACATCATGTTCCTTGTGGCCCAAAATGAGCAAGGAAGAAACAACTTTGCATTAATTTAGTTTGTGACACCAACAAAGACAGACACCATATGCATGTCCAATTCTCCAATTCTTCAGTTATAGCATCGAGATCTCTGCAACGACCTTAGCTTTGTCGACCTCAAATTGTTGGTCCTCTAGTAAAACATGAGAAATTTATCTTAGGAGAATAACTTTTTAAATTGTGACTATATATAGAAATAATTATGGTATAATTTTTACCTTTATCTAGGGAGAAGTCTCCTAAAAATCTAATAAGCTTGCTTTTGTTGGAGGACAGTATGCTGACAATCTCAGGTGGCTTGTCTTGATTGGCGGCAAACAGCTGGTATGCAGGTAAACAGATGTTTAGTTACTTCTCTAATTGAAGAAAAAATAAAGTTTCGGTGTTTCTGGAAAGATGGTTGATGCATGGGATGCTATACTTTGAAGACATGGAAAGCCTCGACTTGAATAGCCTTGCTTTGTTCCTGGTAGATATAGTGTAGAAAATGCAAATCAGAGCATAGCGTATACATATTTCCATACATTGACATTTCTAACCGAAGAACACACATAAGGATTTTCGAGGGGGCAggcgggagggggggggggctgtTCGGTGCGGGCGGGCGGGCACATAAGGGATCTAGCACACGGAGTTAACATACAACAAAAGAACAATCTTTTGGTTGAGCAGCATGATGCATATATACTTACGATGAAGAAACAATATCTTACCCTTAGAAGGTTCATTAGAATTATGAGGTTCTCCTTTGACCTAACATAGCAAATCATCACTGGGGTGTTTGACCTATCCAAAAGAATGTCTCCCAAGAGCTGAAAGATGTAAAATGTGCATAAAACAAATCAGCTAATACAAGCAATCATCTAGAACTTAAGTGTTGTGGATGAGAGCATAACTAAAAGTTCATCCCAAGAGGTTGCTAATACTTTATATTTACCAAGCTAAAAGATAAGAAAAAATGACACTACAAAATGGTAAAAGAAGGGAAACGACATACCTGAGTAGCTTGCCTTCGTATGATATAGTTGGGAGACGATAGCAATTTCGAGTTAAATTCTGAAAAGAACTGATATGTCGACGTCAATTAGAAATGATGAAGGTCCATAATTATATAACTAATTGTACAGAGAAGGCCTTAGAAGGTTTCAAAGAATCATTGTGCTAATAACTGAATACAGTTCCATATGTGCAGAATCGCACAAAAACAACACAATGGTTTAGCTCATCACAGGATAAATGTCAAGTTGTCAACTCCTTAATTTAATATTAAGGATCCATGGACTATTATTGTTATGTacatctccatatctctcatatcTCTGAGAGGGCTTCAAATATGCAAATTACCAGCTATGAAATATCTCGTTGTTATTTACTTGTCTTGTGTTAACATCACGTAAAGAAACATGCCAAGCACGTAAGGCCGCATAGTCAAGCAATCAGCTAGAAATATTTACCCAATCATAATTTCTGGAAAAGAACTCAGCAGCGCTTGATTTATGCCTTGTCAATAGTTCCTGTTACAAGTTAAACCAATTGGTATCA from Panicum hallii strain FIL2 chromosome 3, PHallii_v3.1, whole genome shotgun sequence encodes:
- the LOC112886053 gene encoding quinone oxidoreductase-like protein 2 homolog isoform X1, which translates into the protein MEALVLRRLGDPTVAPGEEASPFAAVSGDHPVPELSSPTAVRVRVAATSLNFATFLQVQGKYQERPPLPFVPGSDYAGVVDAVGPGVRGLRPGDRVCSFAGLGSFADFIIAEENQLFLVPDGCDLVAAGALPVAFGTSHLSLVHRAQLKAGQVLLVLGAAGGVGVSAVQIGKVCGAVVIAVARGIEKLQYLKSIGADHVIDSSKDNVVGSAKSVLKARGLKGVDVLYDPVGGKLTQDSFKLLNWGAHILVIGFASGDVPVIRANIALVKNWTIHGLYWGSYLTHQPRVLIDSLNELLSWLSKGLITVQISHRYRLAEAHLAFAALRDRKAVGKVMITMGSSAKSRL